The following are from one region of the Paenibacillus sp. JZ16 genome:
- a CDS encoding helix-turn-helix transcriptional regulator — MRNYVPIQAPTIEKPASDSSYAYQEYLPSPPLTPYVACYWTLDYQASSLQQPLHRILPDGCVDIIFNLKARDASTSAFITGLMSSYEAMRLTQDQSLFGIRFFAETVRPFIHYPASDFREGPVFLEEAWGLEVNQLNEEMVAAQDSAHRMELVERFLMGVLGRSNVRSEPLLENSMQYLYAAKGRITVRAMAEKLNYSERNIRRTFQKELGVSPKVMTEIIRFQNMLQELHQAKPTRFTDIAARYGYYDQPHFINNFRRLYGMSPKQALK; from the coding sequence TTGCGGAACTATGTCCCTATACAAGCACCAACGATAGAGAAGCCTGCTTCGGATTCTTCTTATGCTTATCAAGAATATCTGCCAAGCCCGCCATTAACACCTTATGTGGCCTGTTATTGGACCTTGGATTATCAAGCTTCGTCACTTCAGCAGCCGCTTCATCGCATTCTTCCTGACGGTTGCGTCGATATTATATTTAATCTGAAGGCACGGGATGCTTCAACCTCCGCCTTCATTACCGGATTGATGTCATCTTACGAAGCCATGAGACTCACGCAGGATCAGTCACTGTTCGGTATTCGTTTTTTTGCGGAAACCGTCCGCCCATTCATACATTATCCAGCTTCCGATTTCCGTGAGGGTCCTGTATTCTTGGAGGAAGCATGGGGGCTGGAAGTGAATCAGCTGAACGAGGAAATGGTCGCGGCTCAGGATTCCGCTCACCGAATGGAATTGGTTGAAAGATTCTTAATGGGCGTCTTAGGCCGGAGCAACGTCCGTTCCGAGCCGCTGCTAGAGAACAGCATGCAGTATCTGTACGCTGCTAAAGGGAGAATTACGGTTCGCGCCATGGCGGAAAAACTTAATTATAGTGAGAGAAACATAAGAAGAACATTTCAGAAGGAATTGGGCGTCAGCCCGAAGGTCATGACGGAGATTATTCGTTTTCAAAACATGCTGCAGGAATTGCATCAGGCCAAGCCGACAAGGTTTACTGATATCGCTGCCCGCTACGGGTACTATGATCAACCTCATTTTATTAACAACTTCAGGCGTTTATATGGCATGTCACCGAAACAGGCTTTGAAGTGA
- a CDS encoding VOC family protein: MKARISVLTIGVDDLERSLKFYRDGLGLSTEGIIGTEFEHGAVAFFDLQAGVKLAIWNRKDLSVEANVPLSPPSSSEFTIGHNVGSKEEVDEVMEQASRAGATVTVPAQDTFWGGYSGHFLDPDGHLWEICWNPAWHLDIS, from the coding sequence ATGAAGGCACGTATATCCGTTCTTACAATCGGCGTTGATGACCTGGAACGGTCATTGAAGTTTTACCGTGATGGACTCGGCCTATCGACCGAAGGGATTATTGGTACGGAATTTGAACATGGGGCTGTAGCATTTTTTGACTTGCAAGCAGGCGTGAAACTGGCGATATGGAATCGCAAGGATCTGTCAGTTGAGGCGAATGTTCCTCTATCTCCTCCGAGTTCCTCGGAGTTTACCATCGGTCACAACGTCGGCAGCAAGGAAGAAGTGGATGAGGTGATGGAGCAAGCCAGCAGGGCGGGTGCGACGGTAACCGTGCCGGCACAAGACACATTCTGGGGGGGCTACTCCGGCCACTTTCTCGATCCGGACGGGCACTTATGGGAGATTTGCTGGAATCCTGCCTGGCATCTTGATATTTCGTAA